Below is a genomic region from Hevea brasiliensis isolate MT/VB/25A 57/8 chromosome 3, ASM3005281v1, whole genome shotgun sequence.
TTTATTTCCATTTATCCATTGTTTTATATCCTTTACAATGAGAATCAGAGAAAACAATTTTACCATTGAATAATAGATATGACAATTTTTACCCTCTTGAATAGAGAATTTTCAACCCATGAATATTGATAGGCATAAATTGTTTTAGACTCAGTTTAAAGTTAAAATTGAAAAGATTTGAATtttcttatttaaaaaatttattttaaataatattaaaagatgaataaaaaattaattaatagttgaaaaattattaaaatatattaaatttaatttaaatgtttaattatataactaatatattttaaaaattattttttaatattaaattttagaataatatcaaaattcactctgcattaatttcaataaaataaaataattattgacaaTGAAATCTGTCttgttatttataattttttattctttaaaaagtatattttattttcagttCAGGTTTAACCTAATGATAAGATTGATAATGCTCTAAATTCAATCTCTCTCTAATAAAATGTACAtttgataataaaaaatatatattttattctctatatatattattttttaaaaattttttataagcaAATGTAAATTTTATTgaaggaaaaataaatagaaggaATGAGAGCTCCATTCTAAGCCCATGTCAAACCAACAAGAATATATGAAAATGCCtatctaaatttattaaaaaaaaaatgaaaatatgaaATCCATATTTAGAAAATAGAGGGGAAAGAAAAAAGATGGCGTGGCGAACAGGTGGGAGGGGGACCCATAGCTTGGAAAGTTGGATCATATATAGGCTATAATGGGTGCTTTTTTTGCACTCAGGAATCAGAAGACAAGAAGAGGGGTTAAATTCCatctccaaatccacgccccccTCGTACCCCCCCAACTCAACATACAGAAACCCCTCCTCTTTTCCCTCCTCTATCCCACCCGAACCCTAGATTCTAACATTTTCCATATGCAGATCTGATAACGCACTTCTCCCCCAATTAAAGACCCTAACTTTGGAACCTCTAACAACCGGACTAATATGGCCGAGTTAGGGCAGCAAACGGTCGACTTCTCTACTCTTGTGAGTCGTGCCGCCGAGGAATCTTTCCTCTCCTTGAAAGAGTTGGTTGAAAAATCCAAATCCTCTGACCAGTCGGATTCCGATAAGAAGCTTAGCCTCTTGAAGTACTTGGTTAAAACCCAGCAACGTATGCTCAGACTGAATGTTCTCGCTAAGTGGTGCCAACAGGTAAGTGGCTTAGGCAGCTGTGTACCCAATTAGAGTCGCTAATTCTGAGTTTAGGGTTCTTTTTTTTTGGTTGAAGACTTTGACTGATTCAGCTTCATTATATTGGGAAATTTGTGTTTCTGTCTTTCTAGGTATATTataagaaaaaattttgaatttaggtTTGTTTTACTGCACGCATTTTAATTTTGGATTGATTGTTCTTGCTGAATGTTATCAACTTTTGACTTTAATGATTAGATGGGTAAGGTACCATGGTGATTTGGGGGTTAGAGTGTGCCTGCAGAAATCAGCAGGAAGGTGGCCAATTAAGCAAAGGCGTTTGTGAGTTTGAGTTTGGTGGGACAAGCAATTAGTTTAGCAATTACGTTTAGGCCCAAAATCTCATTTTATCCTCCTGTGTGCTGCATACACTCTCTAGCAGATAAGATCATTCTTAATCCTATCTATTATCATGTTCCCTGACATTCATCTTAACATACACATTTCTGTCATATTTTTCTTCTAGATATAGTATTCATTAAATGCCCAAAATTCACTCTCATACAACATAGCTGTCTTGGCCATATTTTTATAGAACTTAGCACGCCCTTCGCACTTATCTATTTCATCTATCCTATTTTGATCATGAGTTACGTCATTATCATTATTCTGgatgatataatttaaatgctTGAATTCATTGTATTTTGGTATCAAAATTCCATCAGATTGAACCTCACTCATTCTTATACAGGAGCTAAACTCGCAAAGTATATATTCCATATTACTTATGCATAGCCTAAAATCCTTATTCTCAAGAATCATTCTCCACAACTCTAACTTTTGTTTAACTGATTCACTAATTTCATCCACTAAGACAACAATGTAACTAATTAACTCATTCATAACTAAGGTAAACATATACGGACTCAAAACCAATATCTTATGTAAACCCACTATTATGGGGAGCTTGTCTGTATCCCCTCTCTGTTCTTACACTTGTGACCGCCTTCTCATACATgtctttaatgatatttatatattTGAGATTTGCTCTTTCCTTCGTAGGACCCACCAAAGAATTTCTTTGGGTACTATATCATAAGTCTTTTTCAGGGTCAATGAATACCATGTGCATATCCTTCTTAATATCCCTATAAATTTCCATTTATCTTCTTACCATAAAGATAGGCTCTGTTGTATATCTCCTAAATTGATTAGGGcataaaattttatcaaaaaggTAAATTGTGATCGTCACTTGTCACTGGTGATTGGCTCCAGCTGTTTGCTGGTTGCTAGTGAGTGGCTCCAGTTGGTGATTATATGTTTTCCTTATTGTTTCTTCCTTTCATGAGTTTGTGAAAGTTTTGAAACTGACTTCTAGTTTTCCGATTTCAAAACAAGCGTTAAAATTGCTTTATTTTCCCTTTACCAGCAAAACCTTTTCTGTTGAAGAATTACCGTGGGTGCACCAAACATATGGAAATGTCTATATGTTTTCTGGAGAAGTATTTTTTGTAAATAAACCGATCCTTAGAAGGAAACTGTAAATATGCTTGGTTATTGACACTGGCTAGATCTGAAAGAATTGTGAATTTAAATTGTTTATTTTTTAAAGAAACATCTTCACATAAGGTCATATCACTAAACTAATATGAAGAAACTTCCAAAAGTAAGCATAATAAAAGAGTAGATATCAACATTTGTGGTATTTATAATTGGAGAATGGAATACTGTCATATTCATCAATTGGAAAACACGTCATTGTAAAGAGAACTGAAGCATCATTTATGAGTGAATATTGCCAAATTTACTGGAGGAACCAGAATAAGTCATAAAACCAACGGCATAGACCATTGTGGAGAGTGGAGATCAGATAGATGGGTATCGATGctcaaaattttatttgattgtttTGGTTTGGCTTCAATCAGTATTTTGTATCTCAACTGCTCAAGTGTTCCTCCATATATGAGGTGGCAATTACTTGTCACATTCATATCATGTTAGTGACAAACTCGATAAATTGTAAGTGGAACCATTGATGGTGTTGGCTCCTTCCCCATGACATGAGATCACGAATCCATGTCCTTTGTGATTATACTGACATATTGAATGATTGGTTTAGACAAAATTGGACAAATTGCAAGCATAGACAGTTAGACATGTTGTTCTCTACTTGTCATTGTTTACTTTTGTATAGTCTTAAACGTAGCCTTGAACATCTGGAAAAGAAACAGAAATTTAGGAGAAAAGTCAACTTGCTATTCTTGTCCAAATCAAATGCACCATAAAAGCATGAGAAATTGTGAATGATCTCTGTTTATCAACGTTTCTGGATTTTGAAAAGTAATACCTTTATTAATGGAGTTTTGTTCTAATCTACTTTTCTGCTCAGTTTCATGTATGAGTGAGGTATTCATGTTCTTTTGTTCTTCAGGTTCCTTTGATACAGTATTGTCAGCAACTTCAATCTACCCTATCAAGTCATGAGGCGTGTTTTACCCAAACTGCAGATTCATTGTTTTTCATGCATGAGGGGTTACAGCAAGCTCGAGCACCTATCTATGATGTTCCATCTGCTATAGAAGTCCTCCTTACTGGATCTTATCAGCGTTTGCCGAAATGTATGGAAGATGTAGGTATGCAGAGCACATTAACTGAGGAGCAGCAGAAGCCAGCGCTGAAAAAGTTGGACGCACTTGTGCGTTCTAAGCTACTTGAAGTTACACTCCCAAAGGAAATATCTGAGGTGAAAGTTGCTGATGGTACAGCATTACTTCGTGTGAATGGTGAATTTAAGGTGTTAGTTACACTTGGTTACCGAGGGCACCTATCAATGTGGAGGATTTTGTATTTGGAGTTGCTTGTTGGTGAGAGAAGCGGACTTGTGAAACTGGAAGAATTGCGACGGCATGCTTTGGGAGATGATTTAGAGCGTAGAATGGCAGGAGCAGAGAATCCATTTATGATATTGTATTCAGTTCTCCATGAGCTTTGCATTTCACTCATTATGGATACTGTCATAAGGCAAGTACAAGTACTACGTCAAGGAAGATGGAAAGATGCTATTCGGTTTGAGCTCATATCGGATGGGAGTACTGGATCTACACAACTAAATCAAGATGGAGAAACTGATTCAGCTGGTCTCCGAACACCTGGGTTGAAAATTGTATACTGGCTAGATCTGGACAAAAGCTCTGGTACATCTGATTCAGGGACATGCCCTTTTATAAAAATTGAACCAGGACCAGATCTACAGATAAAGTGTGTTCATGGCGCTTTTGTTTTAGATCCAGTAAATGGTAGagaggcagaattttctcttgaccAAAGTTGCATTGATGTTGAAAAGTTGTTGTTAAGAGCAATATGTTGTAATAGATATACTCGTCTGCTGGAAATTCAGAAAGAGCTGGGAAAAAATGCTCAAATCTTTCGTGCGGCTGGTGATGTTCTTCTTCAGACCCACATGGATGAACATGATGTTGACTACAAAAAGGTCAGTTCACATTTATTATGTGGTTGCTTGGTGCACGAGTTCTTAATGGTTCTCTACAAAAGAAACTGTTACAACATAAAGCGTGAAGAAATCTGttgtttaatattttaattaggtATATTCCTACTGCATATTTAAGATTATAATCTTTGTAAACTGAATTATCCGGTTTAAGAGATGAACCTGTAAATGCTTTAGTGCAATATTACTGAATTTCATGATCTCATATTTACTGATCATACCTGAATTTGTTCTTTTGCTTTCAATTTGTGTCTGCAGAAAGAAACTAAAACTGATGGCAGGGAATATGAGGGACAGGAAGTACTACTTCGTATTCGTGCCTATGGCTCATCATTTTTTACACTTGGAATAAATATAAGGTAATAACCGCCTCCCCCACCCCATTCATCAGCACTAAAATATATAGAAAATTCTTAGCCTTTGTAAATATTAGATTAACAATAAATTGGCAATTATATTGCACAAGTCTGTAGAATCAAAACCACTAAAAACATAAACTTATTGGTtgtacatttaccatttatcacATATGATGCCAATCATTTTGAATTCAAATTTCTGTCTGTTAGGTTGGTCTGTTTCAGAGATTCTAAAATAAAATGTAATTGCTTTTTGGTTAGAAACCATATGCTGAGAAATGGTTATTTCTCTTTTATATATGATGATGCATGAGGACGcaaatttacctttactgtaaattaCCCATTTTCATTTTGGATGCGCAGGAATGGCCGCTTTCTTCTCAGTTCATCCCAAAGTGTGCTTACTTCCTCAACATTGCTAGAATATGAAGAAGCTTTAAATCAAGGAAGTATGACTGCTGCTGAAGTTTTTATCAACTTGAGAAGCAAAAGCATTTTGCATTTATTTGCATCTATTGGCAGGTTTCTTGGCCTTGAGGTAAATGTTGTACCCCACCTCCGCACAGCTTTCTTTTAATTCAAATGTGAACATTTTAGAAGGAATAAGGATTATGGTACTACATTTAGAAATGCCATCAGTTAGTAATGAGTCTCTGATGTGAAAATTTCAGGTATATGAACAGGGTTTCACTATTGTAAAACTACCTAAAAGCCTTTTGAATGGTTCTACCATGTTGGTAATGGGGTTTCCAGATTGTGGGAGTTCTTATTTTCTGCATGTGCAACTAGATAAAGATTTCAAACCTCTGTTCAAGTTGCTGGAGACTCAGCCTGATCCGTCTGGGAAAGGTCATTCTTTTAATGATTCCAATCATGTGATGCGCATAAAAAAAGTTGATGTCAACCAGATGCAGATGTTTGAAGATGAGTTGAATCTAAGCCTACTTGACTGGGGAAAATTGACTGACTTTTTACCTGCTGGGGGTTCCAATCAGACTTCTGAACACAgccttctttctgaattcagtcTCGAGGGTCccatgcaaattgctggatttcctATATCAAGTTTTTCTTCTATTGTTGATGAAGTATTTGAACTTGAGAAAGGGGCGTCAGCACCTTCATTTCCTCTTCAGAATCTTACATCTTACAATGCATCTCCTGCTTCTCGTTTTGGCTCTGTTCCGATTAATCTTCATGCTGCTAAAGCTGGAAATCCCTCTCCCAAGTGGGAAGGAGGTCTTCAGGTATCTCAGATGAGCAATGTTGTAAAAGTTTCAAGTACAGCTTCCCATTATAATGGTTCATTATATCCATCAAACAATCTGAAAGGTCCGATACACTCCAATTCATATGGTTCACTATCTTCTGGTTTAGGAAGGGGCACAACTGTAAAAAAGTTATCAGCTTCAAAATCTGATCAGGATTTGGCTTCTCTTAGATCTCCACATTCTGTGGAGGTTGGTTCTAGTTCCTCAGTTGATGAAGATCATCTGAGACTGCTGAATGAGACATCAATGGATGCCCTATCAGGGAGTAGATCATCCCGACTATTATCTCCATCTCAGTCTACTGGCCCTCGAGCCTCAACACCGGGTGCAAAACCCAGTGGACTGAGAAGCTCCCCTACTGGGCCTCTAGCTGGTTCAGTTAGAGGTACTGGATCAAGCTCATTAGCCACAACCCCCGTATGTAAGATACTTTCTCTGAGTATATTCTACTTTTGTGGTACATTAACTTATTTCACTTAAAAAAATTGCAATCTTTTCAGCTCAGGCAGCAGGAGACACTGCAGTCTTTCATGGCTCTGGTCATAATGTTTCCAAACCTGACAAAAATCCAAGAAAACGTACAGTTTCAGATATGTTAAATTTGATTCCGTCACTCCAAGATATTGATTCTAAGGCAGGATTTTCAAAGAGGAAGAAGACCTCAGAATCAACGCTCTCTCAGCAGCATTCATCGCAGATGCTTGTATCGTCAGAGATGATGTTTAAAAATGAAGGATACAGTTATGGAGATGTAATAGCTGAAGCAAATAAGGGAAATGCACCTTCAAGCATTTATGTCTCTGCTCTTCTACATGTGGTTAGACATTGTTCAGTTTGTATTAAACATGCCAGATTAACCAGCCAGATGGATGCTCTGGAGATTCCATATGTTGAAGAGGTTGGACTGAGAAATGCATCCTCAAATATATGGTTCCGACTTCCATTTGCCCGAGGCGATTCATGCCAGCACATTTGCTTGCGGCTTGGTAGACCAGGAAGCATGTATTGGGATGTCAAAATTAATGATCAACACTTCCGAGATTTATGGGAGCTTCAGAAGGGCAGCAGCAGCACACCTTGGGGCTCTGGAGTTCGTATTGCCAATACGTCTGATGTGGACTCCCATATCTGTTATGATCCAGAAGGTGTTGTTCTGAGTTATCAGTCTGTTGAGGCTGATAGCATAAAGAAGTTAGTAGCAGATATTCGAAGGCTTTCTAATGCTAGAATGTTTGCCCTTGGAATGCGTAAGCTCCTTGGAGTAAGACTGGATGAGAAATCAGATGAAAATAGTGCAAACTCTGATGCTAAAGTGCCATCTGGAGGTAAAAGTGGCGTTGAGGCAGCTGATAAGTTATCAGAACAGATGAGGCGGGCATTTAAAATAGAGGCAGTTGGACTAATGAGTTTGTGGTTCAGTTTTGGGTCTGGAGTGCTGGCTCGCTTTGTTGTTGAGTGGGAATCTGGTAAAGAGGGATGCACAATGCACGTTTCTCCTGACCAAATATGGCCGCATACTAAGGTGAGTTATTGTTATTTATCTTGGTCATTTATTCTTCTGTCTTGGGGCTCTAATTTAAAACTTGCTACCATTTTCCTTTTCCAATATAGATTTGGATGTGCTTGATGAAATTTCAGTAAGGCATTGTTTTTTTGTGTTGCATGGCTTTTGTTGATCTAGTGCCTTCTTTTTTTTGAGTGGTGGTTTGATATTGCTTTTTCTATTAAAGGGATATGAACTTATATGTCTGGACTTCGATATTCTGTGCAgtttttggaagattttataaatGGTGCTGAAGTTGCATCCCTTTTGGATTGCATTCGCCTCACTGCAGGACCATTGCATGCTCTGGCAGCTGCTACGCGTCCTGCACGAGCTGGTCCTGCTCCGGGTGTCCCTGGGATAACTTCAGCTATTGCTTCTATGTCAAAACCGTCAGGGTATGTGCAATCCCAGGGAGTTTTGCCTAGCAGTTCTGCTAACAATATTACCCAGCCAACTTCTGGCCCTGTAGGGAATACCGTTGCATCTACTGGTACTGTTCCTCTTGGGAATATTAGTCTTCATGGTACTGCAATGTTAGCTGCAGCTGGTCGAGGGGGCCCTGGCATTGTTCCTAGTTCATTGTTGCCAATTGATGTTTCTGTTGTGCTACGTGGTCCATACTGGATCCGAATTATTTATCGCAAGCATTTTGCAGTTGATATGAGATGCTTTGCTGGAGATCAGGTTTGGTTGCAGCCAGCAACACCACCTAAGGAAGGCCCAAAAGTTGGAGGTTCACTACCTTGTCCACAATTTCGTCCTTTCATAATGGAGCATGTTGCCCAAGAATTGAATGGATTAGATCCGGGCTTTGCTGGTGGTCAACAAACAGTTGGGCTAACTAATTCTAACCCCTCAAATCCAGGTTCAAGTTCTCAGTTATCAGGTGCTAATGGAAATAGAGTTAACTTGCCTAGTTCTGCAGTACTTTCTAGGGCAGCTACCCAAGTTGCTGCTCTAAATCGGGTTGGAAATGCAGTTCCGGGATCTTCAAATTTGGCTGTCATGAGCTCAGGATTGCCTATACGTAGATCCCCTGGTGCTGGTGTCCCTGCTCATGTGAGAGGAGAACTAAATACAGCCATTATCGGTCTTGGTGATGATGGAGGGTATGGAGGTGGCTGGGTTCCTCTTGTGGCTCTTAAGAAGGTTCTAAGGGGTATTCTTAAGTATCTTGGAGTGCTTTGGCTATTTGCCCAGTTACCAGATCTTCTGAAAGAAATCCTAGGATCAATCTTGAAGGACAATGAAGGTGCACTCTTGAATTTGGACCAGGAACAACCAGCCTTGCGCTTCTTTGTGGGGTAAGATTGTAAAAAGAGTTctgtttaaattttcttttctcccacAGTTAATAAAAAAGAGATTCAATTATTTGTGGAGTCTTGCTGCTTGTTCATTAGTTAGTCACTTGTGTGCTCACAAGTATCATTAAATTTTTGAAGGCATTAACATTGCTTGCAACTTATTATTCTTTTTGCAGAGGCTATGTATTTGCTGTAAGTGTCCACAGAGTTCAACTTCTTCTTCAGGTTCTCAGTGTCAAACGCTTTCATCATCAACAGCAGCAACAACAGCAACAGAACTCCGTGACTTCTCAAGAAGAACTTACTCAATCTGAAATAGGAGAGATATGTGACTATTTCAGTCGCCGTGTAGCATCAGAACCCTATGATGCATCTCGTGTTGCATCATTCATTACCCTTCTCACCTTGCCAATATCAGTATTGAGAGAATTTCTAAAATTGATTGCATGGAAAAAAGGATTGACTCAGGTGCAAGGTGGAGAAATAGCTCCTGGACAAAAACCTCGTATTGAATTGTGCCTTGAAAATCATGCTGGGTTAAATGAGAATGACAACTCTGAGAATTCATCTGCAGCTAAAAGCAATATTCACTATGATCGGCCCCATAGTTCTGTTGATTTTGCACTTACTGTTGTTCTTGATCCTGCACATATACCTCATGTTAATGCTGCTGGTGGTGCTGCTTGGTTGCCCTATTGTGTCTCGGTGAGGTTGAGATATTCATTCGGGGAAAACAATAATGTGACTTTCCTTAGCATGGAAGGAAGCCATGGAGGAAGAGCTTGCTGGTTGCGTGTTGATGAGTGGGAAAAATGTAAACAGAGAGTGATTCGAACTGTTGAAATAAATGGATGTTCCACTGGAGATGTTACCCAAGGAAGATTGAGAATCGTTGCAGATAGTGTGCAAAGAACACTGAATTTATGCCTCCAAGGGTTAAGAGATGGCAGTGGAGGAGTTGCTGCAAGTTCTGGGGCAACATGAATAAATGCTTTCCTGCTGATGGCGTAGATCTTTGAAATAGTTGAAGGTGGATTTTAATTCTCTTTGGGTTTTGTGTAGATTTGTCAGTGTGGCATGTCCATTTCCAGTTTGGACAATTTTGTAACTGAAGAAACTGGCAGTGGGCAGTTATGGGGATGGGAGGGAAGTCATAATAACATTTCTCGGGGAAGTGTTTCGCAGGGTTCAACATTGTATCAAGGGCCTTTCTTCTATTCTTGTTAGCTAATATAATCCTCTAATGAGTAGGATATGTAGAATAATTTTGAAGATAAGGGTATGATTGTAGCTGCTGTTTTTCATTTGTACAGAAATCACAATTGCTGTCTGAGTGGGCAaacgttttaaaaaaaaaaaaataactcaaGATGCCCAAGGTTGTTATCCTCTGTTTTTGTCTTCAATTCAATTTCTCGAGTGGAGAACAGCTTCCATACTTCGCCACCGGTTCTGGCCTGAATATGCGATGCAGGGTTGAATAATGAACGAACTGGAATTGAATTTGGCTTTAGTTTATTTAAACTGGTTCTGATTTTGATCTGGGTTCCAATGGTTTCGGAAACTGTTACATGCTTCAGTTTTTTATGGTTTCGGAAACTGTTACATACTTCAGTTTTTACATCCATTTTGAAGATAAATTACTACTTAATATTTGGACATTGTAATTATGTATGATTTTGTcccttaattttataattaattgtaatttcatttatcgaCTTATTCTCAtcattcctcttctctctctctctctctctctctctctctctctctctctccctcttgaGAGACGAAAAGATAAAAACTAAGGtataaaatcataaataaatacaaaattaaaaaataaaataaataattataatatgtagaaattaaacaaaaatttattttaaaatacaaaTGACAAAATAAATGAAAAGATTTAAATGAGTGACAGGAAGTAAAATCAAGGACTAAAACCTAAAGTCtaaatgataaattaaaaaaaaaaaagggtcaaaTTATGaaaattcctatttaggattaGAAGGATGAGACTGAAACCAGCCCCCTAAGGTTGAAGACCGGTCTGGGTCTACAAATTTTTTTATGAAGATCAGTCCGAATTTAACTCAGATCAAGCCCAATCCGGTGAACCAACTTGTAACTAGATCTACAGACGCTCCATGTTTCTAAGATACACTTTCAGCAACTAAGATGAGCATGGTGAAGGATTGTTGGCTCACAGTGCCGCATGTGAAGCGCAAAACAGTTGTGCCTTCCATTTACTTCTATAAAACAGCCAAGTTCTCACCGACTGTCACCAGAAAAGAATGCATCTTGAATACACCTACAATAGTGTATTTCAGCTGAAACAACACATGAGAATGGGACAATGCCTCAGTACGCAGACAGTATCTATAAAATGTTCAGCATCTATGTTGTTGAAGAGGCTGAAAGAAAAAAGCTCTGTCAACATGTGTCCTGTAATGGATGCATAGATTCCCCAGGAACATCAGCCCCTAACTTCAGTTCACTTGACAAACAGTTCAAAATGAGCTTTACCTCTGTCCATCTAGGGTGCCACTTATCTGCAGccagaaaattgtgaataactccATCAATAACTAGACTACTGCAACCAGCTGTCTTCTTCACTCCTCTGCTTTCCATGCTCTCTCTAATCTTGTCAGAATAACTCCACCTTCCATTGGCAGCATATATGTTAGACAACAGCATGTATCCGCCCTCTTCCTCAGGTTCTAACTTTAGCAGCTCCGCCAAAGCTCTCTCCCCCATTTCCATGTCTCCATGAGCTCGACAAGCATTTAGTATTGACCCCCAGATAGATCGACTTGGTTTCATGGGCATCCTTTCAATGACATCTTTTGCCTCGGCCAACCTACCTGATCGCCCTAAAAGATCCACCAAACATCCATAGTGCTCAATTCTTGGTTCCATTCCATATTCTTTCATACAATTGAAGGTTTTAAGCCCTTGTTCTACAAGTCCACTATGACTACAAGCTGCAAGAACAGAAACAAAAGTAACCTCATTTGGACTTGCATATTCTTGCATCTCTGAAAACAGTTCCAATGCTTTGCTTCCATAGCCATGAAAAGCAAATCCAGTAATCATTGTTGTCCATACTATGACATCCTTTTCAATAATTTCTCTGAAAACCAAGAAAGCCTTTTCAACACTTCCACACTTGCAATACATGTCAATCAATGCTGAACCCAAAAGAGGATCTATTTTAATGTGCATTCTAATTATCCAGCCGTGTGCCCACCTACCATGATCCAGAGCTCCAATTTCTGCAGCAGCTGAGATCAAGCTAGCCATTGTAACATTGTCAGGTGTAACATTTTCCACCACCATATCATTGAATAAGTTTCTTATCATTGTAAAATCACCTCTACAGGCATAACCAGCAATTAAAGAATTCCAAGACACAAGATCCCTAATAGGCATTTGATAAAAATATGTCCGTGCAAGCTCCAAGTTACCTGCCTTGGCACATCCTGCAATTATGGTGTTCCATGAAACAATATCCTTTTCTGTCAATGCAGAAAATGTCCTCTGGGCAAGATCCAACTCTTGGCACTTTACATACATATCCAAAAGAGCATTACCCAATATCAGATTTGATGAAGTCATGGACTTCCTTCTTTCTATCCATGCATGAACAGCCTTCCCAAATTGTGCCTCTTTCAATTGCCCACAAGAAACAAGAAGGCCTAACATGGTAAACTCATCAGGTTTAAGGCCTAAAGCGATCATTTCATGAAGCAGTTGTACAGCTTCTAAACTATATCCTTTCTTGGCATAAACAGCTATCATAATGTTGAACGAAACAACATCAGGAGCTAGCATCTGTTCAAATAGCTGATGTGCAAGCCAAAATAGTCCATTTTCTAAGTACATCATAATGAGAGAATTTTGCATATATCTATAGGTTGACAAACCCAGAACAATGGCATGGCAATGAATTTGCTTCGCTTCCAATACATGTTTAGCTGCAAGGAGTAGGTTAAGGAGTGTGTGTTTATCTGGCTCAATGCCAGAGCTCAGCATAGAATTATAGACAACAAAAGATTGACTAGTTGCCAAAGTTAGTGCAGAAATCATGGTGTTGTAAATATACAGGTTAGGATTAGGAGTAAAGTGATTAAAAAGAAGTAAGGCAATATCTAAATTCTCAGGG
It encodes:
- the LOC110662562 gene encoding mediator of RNA polymerase II transcription subunit 14 — its product is MAELGQQTVDFSTLVSRAAEESFLSLKELVEKSKSSDQSDSDKKLSLLKYLVKTQQRMLRLNVLAKWCQQVPLIQYCQQLQSTLSSHEACFTQTADSLFFMHEGLQQARAPIYDVPSAIEVLLTGSYQRLPKCMEDVGMQSTLTEEQQKPALKKLDALVRSKLLEVTLPKEISEVKVADGTALLRVNGEFKVLVTLGYRGHLSMWRILYLELLVGERSGLVKLEELRRHALGDDLERRMAGAENPFMILYSVLHELCISLIMDTVIRQVQVLRQGRWKDAIRFELISDGSTGSTQLNQDGETDSAGLRTPGLKIVYWLDLDKSSGTSDSGTCPFIKIEPGPDLQIKCVHGAFVLDPVNGREAEFSLDQSCIDVEKLLLRAICCNRYTRLLEIQKELGKNAQIFRAAGDVLLQTHMDEHDVDYKKKETKTDGREYEGQEVLLRIRAYGSSFFTLGINIRNGRFLLSSSQSVLTSSTLLEYEEALNQGSMTAAEVFINLRSKSILHLFASIGRFLGLEVYEQGFTIVKLPKSLLNGSTMLVMGFPDCGSSYFLHVQLDKDFKPLFKLLETQPDPSGKGHSFNDSNHVMRIKKVDVNQMQMFEDELNLSLLDWGKLTDFLPAGGSNQTSEHSLLSEFSLEGPMQIAGFPISSFSSIVDEVFELEKGASAPSFPLQNLTSYNASPASRFGSVPINLHAAKAGNPSPKWEGGLQVSQMSNVVKVSSTASHYNGSLYPSNNLKGPIHSNSYGSLSSGLGRGTTVKKLSASKSDQDLASLRSPHSVEVGSSSSVDEDHLRLLNETSMDALSGSRSSRLLSPSQSTGPRASTPGAKPSGLRSSPTGPLAGSVRGTGSSSLATTPVSQAAGDTAVFHGSGHNVSKPDKNPRKRTVSDMLNLIPSLQDIDSKAGFSKRKKTSESTLSQQHSSQMLVSSEMMFKNEGYSYGDVIAEANKGNAPSSIYVSALLHVVRHCSVCIKHARLTSQMDALEIPYVEEVGLRNASSNIWFRLPFARGDSCQHICLRLGRPGSMYWDVKINDQHFRDLWELQKGSSSTPWGSGVRIANTSDVDSHICYDPEGVVLSYQSVEADSIKKLVADIRRLSNARMFALGMRKLLGVRLDEKSDENSANSDAKVPSGGKSGVEAADKLSEQMRRAFKIEAVGLMSLWFSFGSGVLARFVVEWESGKEGCTMHVSPDQIWPHTKFLEDFINGAEVASLLDCIRLTAGPLHALAAATRPARAGPAPGVPGITSAIASMSKPSGYVQSQGVLPSSSANNITQPTSGPVGNTVASTGTVPLGNISLHGTAMLAAAGRGGPGIVPSSLLPIDVSVVLRGPYWIRIIYRKHFAVDMRCFAGDQVWLQPATPPKEGPKVGGSLPCPQFRPFIMEHVAQELNGLDPGFAGGQQTVGLTNSNPSNPGSSSQLSGANGNRVNLPSSAVLSRAATQVAALNRVGNAVPGSSNLAVMSSGLPIRRSPGAGVPAHVRGELNTAIIGLGDDGGYGGGWVPLVALKKVLRGILKYLGVLWLFAQLPDLLKEILGSILKDNEGALLNLDQEQPALRFFVGGYVFAVSVHRVQLLLQVLSVKRFHHQQQQQQQQNSVTSQEELTQSEIGEICDYFSRRVASEPYDASRVASFITLLTLPISVLREFLKLIAWKKGLTQVQGGEIAPGQKPRIELCLENHAGLNENDNSENSSAAKSNIHYDRPHSSVDFALTVVLDPAHIPHVNAAGGAAWLPYCVSVRLRYSFGENNNVTFLSMEGSHGGRACWLRVDEWEKCKQRVIRTVEINGCSTGDVTQGRLRIVADSVQRTLNLCLQGLRDGSGGVAASSGAT
- the LOC110662563 gene encoding pentatricopeptide repeat-containing protein At3g04750, mitochondrial, giving the protein MYCCGRVIRFLSTATRSKKTNWDPTVSLELNHPSLLLLEKSNTRDHFKQILGQMMRSNLIGQTFPMSRLIFFSAISHPENLDIALLLFNHFTPNPNLYIYNTMISALTLATSQSFVVYNSMLSSGIEPDKHTLLNLLLAAKHVLEAKQIHCHAIVLGLSTYRYMQNSLIMMYLENGLFWLAHQLFEQMLAPDVVSFNIMIAVYAKKGYSLEAVQLLHEMIALGLKPDEFTMLGLLVSCGQLKEAQFGKAVHAWIERRKSMTSSNLILGNALLDMYVKCQELDLAQRTFSALTEKDIVSWNTIIAGCAKAGNLELARTYFYQMPIRDLVSWNSLIAGYACRGDFTMIRNLFNDMVVENVTPDNVTMASLISAAAEIGALDHGRWAHGWIIRMHIKIDPLLGSALIDMYCKCGSVEKAFLVFREIIEKDVIVWTTMITGFAFHGYGSKALELFSEMQEYASPNEVTFVSVLAACSHSGLVEQGLKTFNCMKEYGMEPRIEHYGCLVDLLGRSGRLAEAKDVIERMPMKPSRSIWGSILNACRAHGDMEMGERALAELLKLEPEEEGGYMLLSNIYAANGRWSYSDKIRESMESRGVKKTAGCSSLVIDGVIHNFLAADKWHPRWTEVKLILNCLSSELKLGADVPGESMHPLQDTC